The genome window ATCGGAGGGTATGTGAAAAGGGTCAATCTCTTCTCTGAAGCTTCGGCTTTCGCTGTCACTAGATTGTGCACCCCGGCTTCCTCTCATCCATGAAATCCACGAGTTTGAACTCTCTGATTCCTTGGATTTGGCATCTTGGAAATGCGCAGGGCTTGACATCGGAGTTGAGAACTCTTCCACTGGCTGAAGCTCCTCAAATTTTGTGAATGTAACAAGAACTCGAATGGTCGGTACTATTGGGATTGCAAGCTGAgtgcaaaaatcattttgttAGCATAGCGCAATCCATTTTTTACTTTTCCACAGAATTCAGTAACGAATCAAAACAAAACAGTATCTATTGAGTTCTAGTTCTTACTCGCAAGACTAAATTGGGATACTGAAATATCTCAATGCATTCATAAAATGTTGTTCATACATGTTAGTATGCAAAACCCAAATCCTAGTTAGTTTAAAGACCAAGAATATAGCAACTCTGGGGCTACCCCAGCTAAGTTGGTCAAGCTATTGGCTTAGTAACTAAAAAGTTCCAAGTTTGACTCCCAGTGAGAGcgacctattggccttcttggtttgagccggtcaactttcggcaacctaggctggtttacctcctagTCGTCCTTTGTCAGCTAgggttacaacttacaaggcAAGGTTTACTCAGTGCACACTATCAGGTAGTGGCTGCAAGTTTCcttcatcacccaaaaaaaaaaaagaatatagcAACTCTAACCTATTAATCATtagattatcaacaaaaattTTGGAATTACAATTATGGATGTCATGATGTCTTGATTAAGGATGGAACAGTTATAATGCCATGTCTTTGATGATAAGTGATGTGATGATCTCAAACAGTCGAACTAGCTTTATCAGTTATCACACTAAAAATGATAATTAGCTTAGATCTAAAATTATATGGCAATGATAGTGGTAACTTATAAATGGCATTATTAACTATATATCATTATATCATATCAGGAATTCAGCACTAATGTCTAATTCTTCTATATGTTTCTTAAATTTGCTTTCCCCAGTGACTGTTCCTCATTGAAGCGAAAGATGACTAAAAAGAATGctaatcaagaaacaaagagCAATAAAAGCATAGGCAAATATATCAAGATCAAAACATACCTTAACAGGAAATGTGCCAGTTGGCAGCTTTGTCGTTAATAGCTCCCTAAGCCTTCTGACTGCTTTTACCTTGTTTGCTAATATATCAAGCAAGGGCAAGAGTTCTTCCGTTTTCAATGGGAAATCGGGTGTCAACCATAGAACAGGTCTTAAGCCCTTTTTATATTCACTCTCGTTCTTTGACTCACTTGTTatcccttttttcttcttcttcttaccACTTTTATCTTTGCCCTTTCTAACCTCCCCCGTATCGTCCTTACCAACATCTGAGGATGATCGGTGACTATCATTGGGCCTTGGTTTTCCTTCTTCCGGAGCCAGTTTTGAGAACTTCCTAACAATCTTTGAATCTTCGGGATCGTCACTAGCATTCTTTGAACTTTTTCTATTCCAACCAAAccaacttttcttttctttagccACACCATTGGATTCACAGCTCTCAAACGAAGCATCGTCATAAGTTTCATGACAATCCTGACTTTCAGGTTCCTCGTCCTCTACAAGTCCATCTGGATTACCCCGAAGTGCTGAATCTAACTGCATCCTTTCCTCAGCTGTTAATACATCATCGTACTCGCTCTGCTCAGCGCCATTTCCTATCTTGTCATCATCATTCACGGAAAAAAGTTCCTCATCTGTCATTGCACCCGGAACCCGCCTCGATTTCACACTGACCATCACGTGAAGCATATCGTATACCTTGGCTTTCCAAGAGCCGACCATCTCGGTCCTCTCCTGCCGCCTCCAATTCAAGTGGGGTACAAGTTCAGCCTGAGTGACATCTATGCCAGGGCGATACATGTTTGTTTGAGACATCAAAGCCACTTCATGAGCGACTTCGGATTCTGTTGGTTGCACGCCAGCTCCCTCTAAAGCATTAGTTatttctttctccttgtgggCAAGCACAATCAATGATCCAGGAGGCAAAGATGTATTCCCGTCTTCTGATGAGTACCCCTCTCCGAGGAAGAGAAAAGTTTGATCTGATCGTTGAATACGAAACCCATCAAATCCTGCTAGGGTCATATCTGCACGGAGATTAGAACCCCTCTTCCAAATCCGATACGTATCCGAGGGTGCAATCCTACCAATAAACGGTATAACTGAGCTCTCGAAATGAAACGTTATCTCCATGTAAAAATCACGGATTCGGGCTGCTGAAGCCACAATCCTAGGAAGCCTACGGCACCACTTCGCCCAAGCAAGAGGCTGGTAATGCCTCGCGATAATCATAGCAATATTCTCCTCCCTCGTACACACGGCCTCCTGAAGCGCACTCCATCCGTGCTCATTCTGAAGGCTCCAGTCAGCGCCCGCTGACATCAAAATCTCGGCCGAGATAGGGTCCTTTAACCTAACCGCAAGATGCAAAGGCGTCTCCCGGCCCGGGACATCTCGCCTATCAATCATTGCAGACACAGCATCAGCATCAGTCTCAGCAGCCAGAGACTCAGCCTCAGTCTTCACCTCCCCAGCCTTGGACAATTTAGGCAACATCAAAACAATCTGCTTTAAAGCCGCATAATCTTGCCTTGCCACTGCCAAATGAGCAGGACTATGAGCATATCTGGACCAATCTTCCATTCTTTCCCCGATTTCCAACCTTTCCGGTTCAAAATCTCTCCAATTAAATCACAATTCCGCCATTTCCTCCAAAACCCCAACTCGAAGTTGAGACCTTGCAGCAAAATCCTCAAGAATCTCTAAGGTTTTGCCAAACCCCAGAAATCCCAGATCAAAGCAGTGCCAATATCCAAACTTCAGTAACCCTACTCCCAGCTCCAAATCtgaaaaaacaacaaaacaaaaccccCTAAACAATAAAGAAACCCCCAAAACAAAATCAAACCCACAAAAAAATAACCGAATCCCCG of Ipomoea triloba cultivar NCNSP0323 chromosome 3, ASM357664v1 contains these proteins:
- the LOC116012749 gene encoding uncharacterized protein LOC116012749, whose product is MEDWSRYAHSPAHLAVARQDYAALKQIVLMLPKLSKAGEVKTEAESLAAETDADAVSAMIDRRDVPGRETPLHLAVRLKDPISAEILMSAGADWSLQNEHGWSALQEAVCTREENIAMIIARHYQPLAWAKWCRRLPRIVASAARIRDFYMEITFHFESSVIPFIGRIAPSDTYRIWKRGSNLRADMTLAGFDGFRIQRSDQTFLFLGEGYSSEDGNTSLPPGSLIVLAHKEKEITNALEGAGVQPTESEVAHEVALMSQTNMYRPGIDVTQAELVPHLNWRRQERTEMVGSWKAKVYDMLHVMVSVKSRRVPGAMTDEELFSVNDDDKIGNGAEQSEYDDVLTAEERMQLDSALRGNPDGLVEDEEPESQDCHETYDDASFESCESNGVAKEKKSWFGWNRKSSKNASDDPEDSKIVRKFSKLAPEEGKPRPNDSHRSSSDVGKDDTGEVRKGKDKSGKKKKKKGITSESKNESEYKKGLRPVLWLTPDFPLKTEELLPLLDILANKVKAVRRLRELLTTKLPTGTFPVKLAIPIVPTIRVLVTFTKFEELQPVEEFSTPMSSPAHFQDAKSKESESSNSWISWMRGSRGAQSSDSESRSFREEIDPFHIPSDYSWVDANEKKRRMKAKKAKSKKHKKQSAARHPEGGRQVSEDTEE